One genomic region from Prochlorococcus marinus CUG1433 encodes:
- a CDS encoding TIGR00303 family protein, which yields MHCTESGINFFGSESNKKKQINRIQILKKNINNFKIFLVIASTNTSQIQGISAAGINAKSRRITALADAEFLLNGASKGHKYKLPLLNAGVTPALISHVCSKLINIYPVIVPLGIGVKPYFDHLVVEDRNLGPSNCLTTGKSMTKERVLNLYEKGLAIGKSLKQPVLISESVPGGTTTAQAVMEAFGLQVSNLVGSSLFKAPRELRRQVVKRGLFNANFKADFDSFDVVAAVGDPFQAFSMGLLNGARLAKQPVILSGGSQMLAIILLVLEMLDGKNKDEFIEDVFIATTGWLVKDNSLNDLVNLINQKYDVKLLGLASPLNFKSSKYKELKDYELGHVKEGVGAGGISLLAFLDGFKNEEIVSLCQLNLEMMKGLGQISLEKDC from the coding sequence ATGCATTGTACAGAATCAGGGATAAATTTTTTTGGCAGTGAATCCAATAAAAAAAAACAAATTAATAGAATACAGATACTGAAAAAAAATATAAATAATTTCAAAATATTTCTTGTAATTGCAAGCACTAATACATCCCAAATTCAAGGAATTTCTGCTGCAGGTATTAATGCAAAATCAAGAAGAATAACTGCTCTGGCAGATGCCGAATTTTTGCTTAATGGTGCTTCAAAGGGTCATAAATATAAATTGCCTCTCCTTAATGCAGGAGTAACTCCTGCCCTAATCAGTCATGTTTGTTCAAAGCTTATAAATATTTATCCAGTTATTGTTCCTTTGGGAATAGGAGTAAAGCCTTACTTTGATCATTTGGTTGTAGAAGATAGAAATTTGGGGCCATCAAATTGTCTTACTACTGGTAAATCGATGACTAAAGAGAGAGTTTTAAATCTCTATGAAAAAGGTCTTGCGATAGGAAAATCCTTAAAACAACCAGTTTTAATTTCTGAATCTGTGCCGGGGGGCACCACAACTGCACAGGCAGTAATGGAAGCTTTTGGTTTGCAGGTATCTAATTTAGTAGGGAGTAGTTTATTTAAAGCTCCAAGAGAATTAAGAAGACAAGTAGTTAAAAGAGGACTTTTCAATGCTAATTTCAAGGCTGATTTCGACTCTTTTGATGTTGTCGCGGCGGTAGGTGATCCTTTCCAAGCTTTCTCAATGGGTCTATTAAATGGTGCCAGGTTGGCAAAACAACCTGTAATATTGTCTGGAGGAAGTCAGATGTTAGCGATCATTTTGCTTGTACTAGAAATGTTAGATGGAAAAAACAAAGATGAATTTATTGAAGATGTTTTTATTGCTACAACTGGGTGGCTTGTGAAAGATAATTCTCTAAATGATTTAGTTAATTTAATTAATCAAAAATATGATGTCAAATTATTAGGTTTAGCCAGTCCTTTAAATTTCAAATCTTCAAAATACAAAGAATTGAAGGATTATGAATTAGGTCATGTGAAAGAAGGTGTAGGTGCTGGTGGAATATCATTGCTTGCTTTCTTAGATGGATTTAAAAATGAAGAAATAGTTTCATTGTGTCAACTAAATCTGGAAATGATGAAGGGCCTGGGTCAAATTTCTTTAGAGAAGGATTGCTGA
- a CDS encoding aldo/keto reductase has product MIINSQKRSFGRGEKVSLFTLGTMRATESLEKMYSIIKNAYYVGINHIETAPSYGDAESLIGDSIKKLAIEENIKEKNWVITSKVLPKGDFDFLKKNFKKSLENLNREKINNLAIHGLNLKQHLDWVLAGEGKKFISWILEKELVDQVGFSSHGSYSLIKDAINSEVFTFCSLHLHYLDQSKIDLAEEAIKKGMGVLAISPADKGGRLYSPSEILIEASKPFHPLELAYRFLLAKGITTLSLGATNKKDFEFAHKLRNSFQKLTKLEKDALNKIEKVSNERLNSTKCEQCRSCLPCPNEVPIPEILRLRNISIGYGQLEFSKERYNLIGKAGHWWVEKNSSFCQECNECIPKCPNKLDIPNLLKETHNLLIENPTKRLWG; this is encoded by the coding sequence ATGATTATTAATTCACAAAAAAGATCATTTGGTAGAGGGGAGAAAGTGAGCTTATTCACTTTAGGGACAATGCGCGCAACTGAAAGTCTCGAAAAAATGTATAGCATAATAAAAAATGCATATTATGTAGGAATTAACCATATAGAAACAGCACCCTCTTATGGTGATGCTGAATCACTTATTGGAGATTCAATAAAAAAATTAGCAATAGAAGAGAATATAAAAGAAAAAAATTGGGTGATTACTTCCAAAGTTTTACCAAAGGGTGATTTTGACTTTTTAAAAAAAAATTTTAAAAAGTCTCTTGAAAATTTAAATCGCGAGAAAATTAATAATCTTGCAATTCACGGACTTAACTTAAAACAACATCTAGATTGGGTTCTTGCTGGAGAGGGTAAGAAATTCATATCTTGGATACTTGAAAAGGAACTAGTCGATCAAGTTGGTTTTAGTTCTCACGGAAGTTATTCACTAATTAAAGATGCAATTAACTCTGAAGTTTTTACTTTTTGTAGTCTTCATTTACATTATTTAGATCAATCTAAGATTGATTTAGCAGAGGAAGCTATAAAAAAAGGGATGGGAGTTTTAGCAATATCCCCTGCTGACAAAGGCGGTAGATTGTATTCTCCAAGTGAAATTTTGATAGAGGCCTCTAAGCCCTTTCATCCATTAGAATTAGCATATCGATTTCTGCTAGCAAAAGGCATTACAACTTTATCCTTGGGGGCGACAAACAAAAAAGATTTTGAATTTGCGCATAAACTTAGAAACTCATTCCAGAAGCTTACAAAACTAGAAAAAGACGCCCTGAATAAAATTGAGAAAGTTTCTAATGAAAGATTAAATTCAACCAAATGTGAACAATGTAGATCTTGTCTTCCATGTCCAAATGAAGTGCCTATTCCAGAAATACTTCGTTTAAGAAATATATCTATTGGTTATGGCCAATTAGAATTTTCAAAAGAAAGATACAATTTAATAGGAAAAGCTGGCCACTGGTGGGTAGAAAAAAATTCCTCATTTTGTCAAGAATGTAATGAATGTATTCCTAAATGTCCTAATAAATTAGATATACCAAATTTATTAAAGGAAACTCATAACTTATTAATTGAAAATCCTACAAAAAGATTATGGGGATAA
- a CDS encoding transcriptional regulator — protein MLEGKELLEKAKLLSKKSEDEIAKGCGYVGPSGRILRKSFYKALIEAKGYKIGNGRQGKNGNRASRGRQTEFKTKVHGNGNLLIGHAYTKKLGLEPGQEFKIDLKKESKTIYLIPLN, from the coding sequence ATGCTAGAAGGAAAAGAACTTCTTGAAAAAGCAAAATTATTAAGTAAAAAATCTGAAGATGAGATAGCAAAAGGTTGTGGTTACGTAGGTCCTAGCGGAAGAATCTTAAGAAAAAGTTTTTATAAAGCGCTTATTGAAGCTAAAGGTTACAAAATAGGAAATGGTCGGCAGGGGAAAAATGGTAATAGAGCTTCAAGAGGCAGACAGACAGAATTCAAAACTAAAGTTCATGGCAATGGGAACCTATTAATTGGTCATGCATACACCAAAAAATTAGGTCTAGAACCTGGTCAGGAATTTAAAATCGATCTTAAAAAAGAATCAAAAACAATTTATCTGATTCCATTAAATTAA
- the ctaD gene encoding cytochrome c oxidase subunit I — protein MTISIDPQKTNNESLQPKGWLRYFSFSLDHKVIGIQYLVCGFLFYLIGGTLASAIRIELASPMSDFMPRDVYNQVLTLHGTIMIFLWIVPVVNGAFGNYLIPFYVGARDMAFPRLNAVAFWLIPPSGLMLVASYFVDGAAQAGWTAYPPLSITTPQSGQIIWILSVLLLGGSSIFGGINFIATIIKLRRPGLKLMKLPMYCWAMLGTSLLVVLSTPVLAGTLILLSFDIIANTGFFNPVLGGNVVVYQHLFWFYSHPAVYIMVLPAFGLVSEILPVHARKPLFGYTTMVFSIMGIVVLGLVVWAHHMFTSGTPPWMRLFFTIATAFIAVPTGIKFFNWVATLWGGKISINSAMLFSCGFIINFVFGGITGVALAQVPFDIHVHDTYFVVAHFHYIVYGGTVFIIFSSIYHWFPKVTGKMLKEKLGILHFIITFIGFNLCFAPQHWLGLNGMPRRVAEYDPQFQFVNQISSLGALLMAMSTIPFLINVYLSVRNGKDAGDNPWNALTPEWLTSSPPPVENWEGEAPLVEEPYGYGKEITEGK, from the coding sequence ATGACAATATCAATTGATCCACAAAAAACTAATAATGAAAGTCTTCAACCTAAAGGCTGGCTTAGATACTTTAGTTTTAGCCTTGATCATAAAGTAATTGGGATTCAATACTTGGTTTGTGGTTTTCTCTTCTATTTAATAGGAGGAACCTTAGCGAGCGCTATAAGAATTGAACTGGCCAGCCCAATGTCTGATTTTATGCCAAGAGATGTTTATAACCAAGTTTTAACTTTACACGGAACGATAATGATATTCCTTTGGATAGTGCCTGTAGTTAACGGTGCTTTTGGAAATTATTTAATTCCATTTTATGTAGGTGCAAGAGATATGGCATTCCCAAGATTAAATGCCGTAGCTTTTTGGTTAATTCCTCCTTCAGGTTTGATGCTGGTAGCAAGCTATTTTGTTGATGGTGCTGCTCAGGCTGGATGGACTGCTTATCCACCTTTGAGCATAACTACTCCTCAATCGGGACAAATTATTTGGATTCTGAGCGTTCTATTACTTGGAGGCAGTTCTATATTTGGTGGAATAAACTTTATCGCGACCATTATCAAATTAAGAAGGCCAGGATTAAAACTTATGAAATTGCCAATGTATTGTTGGGCAATGCTTGGAACAAGTCTATTAGTTGTTTTGTCAACTCCTGTATTAGCTGGCACCTTAATTCTACTTAGCTTCGATATCATCGCTAATACAGGTTTTTTCAATCCTGTCTTGGGAGGCAATGTCGTAGTTTATCAGCATTTATTTTGGTTTTATTCTCATCCAGCTGTATACATTATGGTCCTTCCTGCCTTTGGTTTAGTTAGTGAAATACTTCCTGTACATGCTAGAAAACCACTTTTTGGATATACAACAATGGTTTTTTCAATAATGGGGATAGTAGTTTTAGGTTTAGTTGTTTGGGCACATCACATGTTTACGAGTGGAACGCCACCTTGGATGAGGTTGTTCTTTACTATTGCCACGGCATTTATTGCTGTTCCAACAGGTATAAAGTTTTTCAATTGGGTTGCAACATTATGGGGAGGTAAAATTTCTATCAATAGTGCAATGTTATTCTCTTGCGGATTTATTATAAATTTTGTTTTTGGAGGTATCACAGGAGTTGCTTTGGCACAGGTACCTTTCGATATTCACGTACATGATACCTATTTCGTTGTAGCCCATTTTCATTACATAGTTTATGGAGGGACTGTTTTTATTATTTTTTCTTCAATTTATCATTGGTTCCCAAAAGTAACTGGGAAAATGCTCAAGGAAAAATTAGGAATTTTACATTTTATCATTACCTTTATTGGATTTAACTTGTGCTTTGCTCCTCAACATTGGCTTGGTTTAAATGGAATGCCTAGAAGAGTTGCGGAATATGATCCTCAATTCCAGTTCGTTAATCAAATTAGTAGCCTAGGGGCTCTTTTGATGGCTATGAGTACAATTCCTTTTTTAATTAATGTATATCTTAGTGTGAGAAATGGAAAAGATGCTGGAGATAACCCTTGGAATGCTCTTACACCTGAATGGTTAACATCTTCTCCACCTCCAGTTGAAAATTGGGAAGGGGAAGCTCCATTAGTTGAAGAACCATATGGTTATGGTAAAGAAATTACTGAAGGAAAATAA
- a CDS encoding heme A synthase: MINNQLYKSKYLTIFKRLGSHSVLALIALIAIGGATRVMEAGLACPDWPLCYGSFLPFNHMNLRVFLEWFHRLDAFLVGILILFKFALSIIWKNEIPNWLPKTYSLLLFLVIVQGSFGALTVINLLDSYTVTGHLLIAFLLLITTISINQNLENDDIEEPLIWWRLLLFVPLLLTLIQSFIGVRLSSTWSAHICLSFNKQCLILNTHKLFAFPIAFSILLIIATAIYKRNLLNENWKYLLALIFLLFSQIALGVLSLKTNLNEPIFIIGHQLNASLFIAILTTLIFRNPFTKRGLDHSLNSQMVGINS, from the coding sequence TTGATTAATAACCAATTATATAAATCAAAATATCTGACAATTTTTAAAAGGTTGGGGAGTCATAGTGTACTCGCACTAATCGCACTAATCGCAATTGGGGGTGCTACGAGAGTCATGGAGGCCGGACTTGCCTGCCCAGATTGGCCATTGTGTTATGGATCTTTTTTGCCTTTTAATCATATGAACCTAAGAGTATTTCTAGAGTGGTTTCATCGTCTAGATGCTTTTCTGGTTGGAATTTTAATTCTTTTTAAATTTGCCCTTTCAATTATTTGGAAAAATGAAATTCCAAATTGGTTACCTAAAACTTATTCATTATTACTTTTTCTCGTTATTGTCCAAGGATCTTTTGGAGCTTTAACAGTAATAAATCTGCTTGATTCATATACTGTTACTGGTCATCTTTTAATAGCTTTTCTACTTCTAATTACAACAATTTCAATAAATCAAAATTTAGAAAATGACGACATAGAAGAGCCATTAATTTGGTGGAGATTATTATTGTTTGTTCCTCTTTTACTTACTCTGATTCAATCTTTTATTGGAGTAAGGCTTTCATCAACTTGGTCAGCACATATTTGCTTATCTTTTAATAAACAATGTCTAATTCTAAATACTCATAAATTATTTGCTTTTCCAATTGCTTTTTCAATTCTATTGATTATTGCTACTGCAATTTACAAGAGAAATTTACTTAATGAAAATTGGAAATATCTTTTAGCGCTTATTTTTCTCTTGTTTTCCCAAATTGCTTTGGGTGTTTTAAGTCTTAAAACAAATTTGAATGAACCTATTTTTATTATCGGTCATCAACTTAACGCCTCTTTATTTATTGCAATATTAACAACATTAATTTTTAGAAATCCTTTTACCAAAAGAGGTCTAGACCACTCCCTTAATTCTCAAATGGTTGGTATTAATTCATGA
- a CDS encoding heme-copper oxidase subunit III: MTTLDSSKEIQKNNSEANETHEDFRMFGLITFLIADGMTFAGFFAAYLTYKAVNPLPDGAIYELELPIPTLNTILLLISSATFHKAGKALLKDKNSESQKWLFFTAFLGIIFLICQLFEYFHLPFGLTDNLFASTFYALTGFHGLHVTLGTLMILIIAWQSRIKGGRLTSQNMFPLEAVELYWHFVDGIWVILFIILYLL, from the coding sequence ATGACAACTCTTGATAGCTCAAAAGAAATTCAAAAAAATAATTCTGAAGCCAATGAAACACATGAAGACTTCAGAATGTTTGGTCTTATAACTTTCCTAATTGCGGACGGAATGACTTTTGCTGGATTCTTTGCTGCTTATTTAACTTATAAAGCAGTAAATCCATTACCTGATGGTGCTATTTATGAATTAGAACTACCAATACCTACACTCAATACAATTTTGTTACTTATTAGTAGTGCAACTTTCCATAAAGCAGGCAAAGCACTTTTAAAAGATAAAAACTCTGAATCCCAAAAATGGTTATTTTTTACTGCTTTTCTTGGAATTATATTTTTAATATGTCAATTATTTGAATATTTTCATTTACCTTTTGGATTAACCGATAATTTATTTGCAAGTACTTTTTATGCTCTTACTGGTTTTCATGGATTACATGTCACTTTAGGCACTTTAATGATTTTAATTATTGCTTGGCAATCGAGAATCAAGGGCGGAAGATTAACTAGTCAAAATATGTTCCCCTTGGAAGCTGTTGAATTGTACTGGCATTTTGTAGATGGAATATGGGTTATTTTATTTATTATTTTGTATCTTTTATAA
- the topA gene encoding type I DNA topoisomerase produces MDHTLVIVESPTKAKTIRKFLPSNFEVLASMGHVRDLPKGAAEIPAAVKKEKWSRIGVNTTEDFEPLYIVPKEKKKVVKELKDALKGATQLLLATDEDREGESISWHLLQILKPKIPTKRMVFHEITKKAINKALDQTREIDMELVQAQETRRILDRLFGYELSPLLWKKVAPRLSAGRVQSVSVRLLVRRERERRSFKKASYWGIKASLVKDNVTFETKLFSLNGQRISNGSDFDEQTGKLKQGNKSLIIGEEKVNDLLKIFSSEDWLVSKIEKKPSTRKPVPPFTTSTLQQEANRKLRLSARETMRCAQGLYERGFITYMRTDSVHLSEQATKAARECVSSMYGKEYLSNAPRQFNSTARNAQEAHEAIRPAGEVFKTPKETNLTGRDLSLYDLIWKRTVASQMAEARLTMINAEISVGDGLFKSSGKSIDFPGFFRAYVEGSDDPSSSLEQQEIILPNLTTGTTLEVTNKESTFHETKPPARYTEAALVKVLEKEGIGRPSTYASIIGTIVDRGYANISSNTLAPTFTAFAVTALLEEHFPDLVDTTFTAKMESSLDEISSGNLEWLPYLETFYKGKNGLEVKVQKTEGDIDGKAYRQVDFDDLPCVVRIGSNGPWLEGTKIDESGNEIQAKGNLPMDITPGDLDIKQVDQILSGPSDLGTDPKTGEKVFLRFGPYGPYVQLGNSDQDKAKPRRASLPKELKTDDLTLDQALVLLSLPRLLGVHPEGGIVEADRGRFGPYIKWIKNENESENRSLKKEDDVFTVDIKRALEILAMPKMGRGGQEVLKDFGKPKEFKEKIQILNGRYGVYLKCGKTNVSIAKDTDIEKITIDEAVFLLEQKLKDKKGSILKKTKIGNKKNTRKKKS; encoded by the coding sequence TTGGATCACACACTAGTTATTGTTGAAAGTCCCACCAAAGCAAAAACTATAAGAAAGTTTTTGCCTTCTAATTTTGAAGTTCTTGCTTCTATGGGACACGTAAGAGATCTTCCAAAAGGGGCGGCTGAAATACCTGCTGCAGTCAAAAAGGAAAAATGGTCAAGGATAGGAGTAAATACAACGGAAGATTTTGAACCGCTTTACATAGTTCCAAAAGAGAAGAAAAAGGTTGTTAAAGAGCTTAAAGATGCATTGAAAGGTGCAACCCAACTATTACTTGCTACTGATGAAGATAGGGAGGGAGAGAGTATTAGCTGGCATCTTCTGCAAATACTTAAGCCTAAAATACCTACTAAGAGGATGGTTTTTCATGAAATTACAAAAAAGGCAATTAATAAAGCTTTAGATCAAACCAGAGAAATTGATATGGAACTTGTTCAGGCTCAAGAAACCAGGAGAATCTTGGACAGGCTTTTTGGATATGAATTATCTCCTTTACTTTGGAAGAAGGTAGCCCCCCGTTTATCTGCTGGGCGTGTTCAATCAGTTTCTGTAAGACTTCTTGTTAGAAGAGAGAGAGAAAGAAGATCCTTTAAAAAAGCAAGTTACTGGGGAATTAAAGCTTCCCTAGTAAAAGATAATGTTACTTTCGAAACTAAATTATTTAGCTTAAACGGCCAAAGAATTTCTAATGGTTCCGATTTCGATGAACAGACCGGTAAATTAAAACAAGGAAATAAATCTTTAATAATTGGAGAAGAAAAAGTAAATGACTTATTGAAGATTTTTTCCTCTGAGGATTGGTTAGTCTCAAAAATAGAAAAAAAACCATCTACTCGCAAGCCAGTTCCTCCATTTACAACTAGTACATTGCAACAAGAAGCAAATAGGAAGCTTCGTTTGTCTGCAAGAGAAACTATGAGATGTGCACAAGGACTATATGAGAGAGGTTTCATAACATACATGAGGACTGATTCGGTTCATCTTTCCGAACAAGCCACAAAAGCTGCTAGAGAATGTGTCAGCTCTATGTACGGAAAAGAATATTTATCTAACGCACCAAGACAATTTAATTCAACTGCAAGAAATGCTCAAGAAGCACACGAAGCAATTAGGCCCGCAGGTGAGGTATTTAAAACACCAAAGGAAACTAATCTAACTGGTAGAGACTTATCTCTTTACGATTTAATTTGGAAAAGAACAGTAGCTAGTCAAATGGCGGAAGCTAGGCTGACAATGATTAATGCTGAAATTAGTGTTGGGGATGGATTATTTAAATCGAGTGGGAAAAGTATTGATTTCCCGGGATTCTTCAGAGCTTATGTCGAGGGAAGTGATGACCCTAGTTCATCCCTTGAACAACAAGAAATTATTCTCCCAAATCTAACAACCGGAACAACTCTTGAAGTTACTAATAAGGAATCTACTTTTCATGAAACTAAACCACCCGCAAGATATACAGAGGCTGCATTAGTTAAAGTTCTTGAAAAAGAAGGGATTGGGAGACCATCTACCTATGCAAGCATTATTGGGACAATTGTGGATAGAGGTTATGCAAATATATCTTCCAATACTTTGGCTCCAACGTTTACAGCTTTTGCTGTTACCGCTCTATTAGAAGAGCATTTCCCTGATTTGGTGGATACTACTTTTACTGCAAAAATGGAATCTTCATTGGATGAAATTTCTTCAGGTAATCTTGAGTGGCTTCCATACCTTGAGACTTTCTATAAAGGTAAAAATGGTCTGGAGGTAAAAGTTCAGAAAACGGAAGGTGATATTGATGGTAAAGCTTATAGACAAGTTGATTTCGATGACCTTCCTTGCGTAGTCAGAATAGGCTCTAACGGACCTTGGCTAGAGGGTACAAAAATTGATGAATCTGGAAATGAAATTCAGGCGAAAGGTAATCTTCCAATGGATATTACTCCTGGAGATTTAGACATAAAGCAAGTTGATCAAATTTTAAGTGGTCCATCAGATCTTGGAACTGATCCAAAAACTGGGGAAAAAGTTTTTTTAAGATTTGGCCCTTATGGACCTTACGTACAATTGGGAAATAGTGATCAAGATAAAGCTAAACCAAGAAGAGCTTCATTACCCAAAGAGTTGAAAACTGATGATCTAACTCTAGATCAAGCCCTTGTACTTTTAAGTTTGCCTAGGTTGTTGGGAGTCCATCCTGAAGGAGGTATTGTTGAGGCTGACAGAGGAAGATTTGGACCCTATATTAAATGGATTAAAAATGAAAACGAATCTGAAAATAGATCCCTAAAGAAAGAGGATGATGTTTTTACAGTTGATATAAAACGAGCATTAGAAATTCTTGCGATGCCAAAAATGGGTAGAGGTGGTCAAGAGGTACTTAAAGACTTTGGTAAACCGAAAGAATTTAAAGAAAAAATTCAAATATTAAATGGAAGATATGGGGTTTATTTAAAATGTGGCAAAACTAACGTTTCGATTGCCAAAGATACCGACATAGAAAAAATCACCATAGATGAAGCAGTATTTCTTTTAGAACAAAAACTAAAAGATAAAAAAGGCTCTATTTTAAAAAAAACAAAGATTGGTAATAAAAAAAATACAAGGAAAAAGAAAAGTTAG
- a CDS encoding DUF2232 domain-containing protein — protein sequence MKITSKTEALNIVETSYLASLSALLWVALYYLPIGGALLRLILPLPIILLHLRRGTKTALEGLLIQFLLLFIIMGPVRGTLFLFPYGILAFWLGWCWFKEKSWKLSLTLGVVIGTLGFFLRVIALSTLVGDNLWVLITRASFSLIEKFIGLFNLPFSPSILSIQLGAILLIIFQEIVYVLTIHVVAYSLFPRFKLTIPDPPRLLNSLFDLNGL from the coding sequence ATGAAAATAACATCAAAAACTGAAGCACTAAATATCGTCGAGACCTCGTATTTAGCATCTCTTTCGGCTCTATTATGGGTTGCTCTATATTATTTGCCAATTGGTGGAGCTTTGTTGAGGTTGATTTTGCCACTCCCAATTATCCTTTTGCACTTGAGAAGAGGAACTAAAACTGCATTGGAAGGACTTCTAATACAATTTTTACTTTTATTTATAATAATGGGTCCAGTAAGGGGAACCTTATTTTTATTCCCTTATGGGATTTTGGCTTTTTGGTTGGGTTGGTGTTGGTTTAAAGAAAAAAGTTGGAAATTAAGTTTAACTTTAGGAGTCGTGATTGGAACTCTTGGTTTCTTCCTGCGAGTAATAGCATTATCTACATTAGTTGGCGATAATCTTTGGGTGTTAATTACAAGAGCAAGTTTTAGTCTAATAGAAAAGTTTATTGGATTATTTAATTTACCTTTTTCTCCCTCAATTTTAAGTATTCAACTAGGTGCTATCTTATTAATAATTTTTCAAGAAATAGTTTATGTTTTAACGATACATGTAGTTGCCTATTCGCTCTTCCCAAGGTTTAAATTAACTATTCCAGATCCTCCAAGATTATTAAATAGCTTATTTGATTTAAATGGTTTATAA
- the coxB gene encoding cytochrome c oxidase subunit II, which translates to MLNKNIYLILIISLVFGISFWIGFNVNLLPAEASINAPIYDELFKILFIIGLIIFIGMTIAVIYSLFKFRKRNDQIGDGIALEGNLSLEIVWTIIPSIIVLLIGLYSYNIYDRMGGMKELNHNHEMMSSNTEKIWAGISQTSDNEIAINNLSIEVSAMQFAFLFNYPKGNFISGELHVPVDQKVSMKMESKDVIHAFWVPEFRIKQDIIPGQPTILNFTPTKVGKYPIICAELCGPYHGGMRASIIVEEESDYKEWFNKNKKPEVNL; encoded by the coding sequence TTGTTAAATAAAAACATTTATTTAATTCTAATTATTTCGCTCGTTTTTGGTATATCTTTTTGGATTGGTTTTAATGTAAATTTGCTCCCAGCGGAAGCAAGTATTAATGCACCAATTTACGATGAACTTTTTAAAATTCTTTTCATTATTGGATTAATTATTTTTATAGGAATGACAATAGCAGTCATTTATAGCTTATTTAAATTTAGGAAAAGAAATGATCAGATAGGCGATGGTATAGCTTTAGAGGGAAATTTAAGCTTAGAAATTGTATGGACAATTATCCCTTCAATAATCGTTTTATTAATAGGTCTATATAGCTACAACATCTACGATCGAATGGGAGGGATGAAAGAACTAAATCATAACCATGAAATGATGAGTTCTAACACTGAAAAAATATGGGCTGGAATAAGTCAAACTTCTGATAATGAAATAGCAATAAATAATTTATCAATTGAAGTTTCAGCTATGCAATTTGCATTTCTATTCAATTATCCCAAGGGCAATTTCATATCAGGAGAACTCCACGTTCCTGTTGATCAGAAAGTATCAATGAAAATGGAATCCAAAGATGTCATTCATGCTTTTTGGGTACCGGAGTTCAGAATTAAGCAGGATATTATTCCTGGACAACCGACTATCCTAAATTTCACTCCTACAAAAGTAGGAAAATATCCGATAATTTGCGCAGAATTATGTGGCCCATATCATGGAGGAATGAGAGCCTCCATAATTGTTGAAGAAGAATCTGATTACAAGGAATGGTTTAACAAAAATAAAAAACCAGAGGTAAATTTATGA
- a CDS encoding riboflavin synthase, whose amino-acid sequence MFTGIIQSVGKLRQEKNILEIEILDNLFDMAIGDSIAVDGICLTVKEIFQNKFTVDVSEETLKKTTLGVKSNLNQIVNLEPALRVSDRLGGHIVSGHVDGLGTVENIEKLEKSWLLSIKWKNNNFSKYVVNKGSICVNGISLTIAKYEQEGEIFTIAIIPHTWHNTNLNKLNIGDSVNLEADALIKYVEKLLLFNKNSNQDISSNNISSEWLKENGW is encoded by the coding sequence ATGTTCACAGGAATAATTCAATCAGTTGGAAAACTAAGACAAGAAAAAAATATTTTAGAAATTGAAATTCTAGATAATTTATTTGATATGGCAATCGGTGACAGCATAGCTGTTGATGGAATTTGTTTGACAGTTAAAGAGATTTTTCAAAATAAATTTACTGTTGATGTTAGTGAGGAGACATTAAAAAAAACAACTTTAGGAGTAAAGTCGAACCTGAATCAGATTGTTAATTTGGAGCCGGCTCTAAGGGTGTCTGATCGTCTAGGCGGGCATATAGTCAGCGGGCATGTTGATGGCCTTGGAACGGTCGAGAATATAGAAAAATTAGAGAAATCTTGGCTCTTATCAATAAAGTGGAAAAATAATAATTTTTCAAAATATGTAGTTAATAAAGGGAGTATTTGTGTAAATGGTATAAGTCTTACTATTGCAAAATATGAGCAAGAAGGAGAAATATTTACTATTGCGATAATTCCTCATACTTGGCATAACACAAATCTAAATAAATTAAATATAGGTGACAGCGTAAACCTTGAGGCAGATGCACTAATTAAATATGTAGAGAAATTACTTTTATTTAATAAAAATAGTAATCAAGATATATCTTCAAATAATATTTCTTCCGAGTGGCTTAAAGAAAACGGTTGGTAA